A portion of the Micromonospora tarapacensis genome contains these proteins:
- a CDS encoding PadR family transcriptional regulator, whose product MDTPLREPTFLILTALAREPMHGYAIIGEVAALSDGRLSLRPGTLYGALDRLTDAGLVELDREETVDGRLRRYYRLSPGGDATLTAETERLRRNVEAASARLRARSARRLAPVPPRAWHDRAGAPLPATAAGVPGRLPPRPG is encoded by the coding sequence GTGGACACACCGCTGCGGGAACCGACGTTCCTGATCCTCACCGCGCTCGCCCGCGAGCCGATGCACGGCTACGCGATCATCGGCGAGGTCGCCGCCCTCTCCGACGGGCGGCTGTCGCTGCGCCCCGGCACCCTCTACGGCGCGCTGGACCGGCTCACCGACGCCGGCCTGGTCGAACTCGACCGGGAGGAGACCGTCGACGGTCGGCTGCGCCGCTACTACCGCCTCTCCCCCGGCGGCGACGCCACCCTCACCGCCGAGACCGAACGGCTGCGACGCAACGTCGAGGCGGCGAGCGCCCGGCTGCGCGCCCGCTCGGCGCGCCGACTCGCCCCCGTACCGCCGAGGGCCTGGCATGACCGCGCTGGAGCGCCGCTACCGGCGACTGCTGCTGGCGTACCCGGCCGACTACCGCCGCGACCGGGGTGA
- the glnA gene encoding type I glutamate--ammonia ligase, with translation MFANPEELLRYLKNEDVKFVDVRFCDLPGVMQHFNLPVESVDDDFFTNGLAFDGSSIRSFQAIHESDMLLLPDVATAFIDPFRAQKTLALNFFIHDPFTREAYSRDPRNVAKKAEAFLAASGIADTAYFGPEAEFYIFDSIRHETSANQAFYYIDSIEGAWNTGREEEGGNRGYKTAYKGGYFPVPPVDHYADLRDQIVRKLIDTGFTVERSHHEVGTAGQAEINYKFSTLLHAGDQLQLFKYIVKNTAWAAGKTATFMPKPLFGDNGSGMHTHQSLWLGGEPLFYDETGYAGLSDTARWYIGGLLHHAPSLLAFTNPTVNSYRRLVPGYEAPVNLVYSQRNRSACTRIPVTGSNAKAKRVEFRVPDPSANVYLAFSAMLMAGLDGIKSKMEPPTPIDKDLYDLPPEEWGDVKQVPGSLPAVLDSLEADHDYLLDGDVFTPDLISTWVDWKRANEVDPVRLRPTPHEFAMYYDC, from the coding sequence GTGTTCGCCAATCCCGAGGAACTCCTGCGTTACCTCAAGAACGAGGACGTGAAGTTCGTCGACGTACGTTTCTGTGACCTGCCCGGCGTCATGCAGCACTTCAACCTGCCGGTGGAGTCCGTCGACGACGACTTCTTCACCAACGGCCTCGCCTTCGACGGTTCGTCGATCCGGAGCTTCCAGGCGATCCACGAGTCGGACATGCTCCTGCTCCCGGACGTCGCGACCGCCTTCATCGACCCGTTCCGCGCGCAGAAGACCCTCGCGCTGAACTTCTTCATCCACGACCCGTTCACCCGCGAGGCATACTCGCGCGACCCGCGGAACGTGGCGAAGAAGGCCGAGGCATTCCTGGCCGCCAGCGGCATCGCGGACACCGCGTACTTCGGCCCCGAGGCGGAGTTCTACATCTTCGACTCGATCCGCCACGAGACCTCCGCCAACCAGGCCTTCTACTACATCGACTCGATCGAGGGCGCCTGGAACACCGGCCGGGAGGAGGAGGGCGGCAACCGCGGCTACAAGACCGCCTACAAGGGCGGCTACTTCCCGGTGCCGCCGGTCGACCACTACGCCGACCTGCGCGACCAGATCGTCCGCAAGCTGATCGACACCGGCTTCACCGTCGAGCGCTCGCACCACGAGGTCGGCACCGCCGGCCAGGCGGAGATCAACTACAAGTTCTCCACCCTGCTGCACGCGGGTGACCAGCTGCAACTCTTCAAGTACATCGTGAAGAACACCGCGTGGGCCGCCGGCAAGACGGCGACCTTCATGCCGAAGCCGCTCTTCGGCGACAACGGCTCCGGCATGCACACCCACCAGAGCCTCTGGCTGGGCGGCGAGCCGCTGTTCTACGACGAGACCGGCTACGCCGGCCTCTCCGACACCGCCCGCTGGTACATCGGCGGCCTGCTGCACCACGCGCCGTCGCTGCTGGCCTTCACCAACCCGACGGTCAACTCGTACCGCCGCCTGGTGCCCGGCTACGAGGCGCCGGTCAACCTGGTCTACTCGCAGCGCAACCGCTCCGCCTGCACCCGCATCCCGGTCACCGGCAGCAACGCCAAGGCCAAGCGGGTCGAGTTCCGGGTGCCGGACCCGTCGGCCAACGTCTACCTCGCCTTCTCGGCGATGCTGATGGCCGGCCTGGACGGCATCAAGAGCAAGATGGAGCCGCCGACGCCGATCGACAAGGACCTCTACGACCTCCCGCCGGAGGAGTGGGGCGACGTCAAGCAGGTGCCGGGCTCGCTGCCGGCAGTGCTCGACTCGCTCGAGGCCGACCACGACTACCTGCTCGACGGCGACGTCTTCACGCCGGACCTGATCTCGACCTGGGTGGACTGGAAGCGGGCCAACGAGGTCGACCCGGTGCGTCTGCGCCCGACCCCGCACGAGTTCGCGATGTACTACGACTGCTGA
- a CDS encoding RDD family protein, whose amino-acid sequence MTAQPHPAPPPAADPEFTPADLNRRFGALVIDWILCLLASGLFASPTRDAWAPVVVLIVAYGFFLGLFAQTPGMYLTRIRCVDWTDGGRIGLLRALLRGVLLALVVPALLMDHHRRGLHDRLTGSVTTPT is encoded by the coding sequence GTGACCGCCCAGCCGCACCCTGCGCCACCACCCGCCGCAGACCCCGAATTCACTCCGGCCGACCTGAACCGGCGGTTCGGGGCGCTGGTCATCGACTGGATTCTCTGTCTGCTCGCGTCGGGCCTGTTCGCCAGCCCCACCCGGGACGCCTGGGCGCCCGTGGTCGTGCTGATCGTGGCGTACGGCTTCTTCCTGGGCCTGTTCGCCCAGACCCCCGGCATGTACCTGACCCGGATCCGCTGCGTCGACTGGACCGACGGCGGCCGGATCGGCCTGCTCCGCGCCCTGCTGCGCGGCGTACTGCTGGCCCTGGTCGTCCCCGCGCTGCTGATGGACCACCACCGCCGCGGCCTCCACGACCGCCTGACCGGCTCAGTAACCACCCCCACCTGA
- a CDS encoding DUF4191 domain-containing protein, with protein MAKPQEKVSFGQRLKQIGLVFRFTAKQDRWFAPMATGAVLIPLALTVVAVMLWGWLWLPLGILFALLFLLIVLNLRSNRAMMNAAEGQPGAAAQIMENVRGDWRVSPAVSSTTQMDMVHLVIGRPGVILLAEGDPQRVRGLLGQEKRRLAKVIGNAPLYDYVIGQAEGELPIRKLRMTLMRLPRNLSGKDVNSLDKRLKALTARPQMPKGAIPKNLRPPRSAFRQSRGR; from the coding sequence ATGGCAAAGCCCCAGGAGAAGGTCTCGTTCGGCCAGCGGCTGAAGCAGATCGGGTTGGTGTTCCGGTTCACCGCCAAGCAGGACAGGTGGTTCGCGCCGATGGCCACTGGCGCGGTGCTGATCCCGCTCGCGCTGACCGTGGTCGCGGTCATGCTCTGGGGCTGGCTGTGGTTGCCGTTGGGCATCCTGTTCGCCCTACTCTTCCTGCTGATCGTGCTCAACCTCCGGTCCAACCGGGCGATGATGAACGCCGCCGAGGGCCAGCCGGGCGCCGCCGCGCAGATCATGGAGAACGTACGGGGCGACTGGCGGGTCTCACCCGCGGTCAGCTCGACCACCCAGATGGACATGGTGCACCTGGTCATCGGCCGGCCCGGCGTGATCCTGCTGGCCGAGGGGGACCCACAGCGGGTACGCGGGCTGCTCGGCCAGGAGAAGCGCCGGCTCGCGAAGGTGATCGGCAACGCCCCGCTCTACGACTACGTCATCGGGCAGGCCGAGGGCGAGCTGCCGATCCGCAAGCTGCGGATGACGTTGATGCGGCTGCCGCGCAACCTCAGCGGCAAGGACGTCAACTCCCTGGACAAGCGCCTCAAGGCGCTCACCGCCCGTCCCCAGATGCCCAAGGGCGCCATCCCGAAGAACCTCCGCCCACCCCGCAGCGCCTTCCGCCAGTCCCGCGGCCGCTAA
- a CDS encoding ATP-binding protein — translation MNPRTRSTVLVGRQSELTRLGEALARTRAGEPATVLVGGEAGVGKTRLLEEFGRSAGDSARVLVGQCLELGEAGLPFAPFAAALRAVLRRDGVGVFDGYEAEFARLLPELARVSPGAATPAAALSDAPRGYLFDLVAQLFGRLAAAQPLVLVIEDLHWADRSTRDLIGFLVRAARTGRLLLVCTYRTDELHRGHPLRPFLAELDRDRGVDRIELARLDRDGTGAVLAGLLGAEPGARAVDDIHDRTQGNPLFIEELAAAGSPIGCAALPDTLRDLLLARVDRLPEPAQRVLRIAAAGGNRLAHPLLAEVAGLPEPELDDALRAAVTAQLLVADPDGDYEFQHALVREAVHDELLPGEHARLHARFAAAVEAQPHLVAAGRAPAEIAHHWYAAHDHPRALVTARVAACAAGDRYAYAEQSRLLERVLELWELVPDAADRLGMDHLAVLEETLAAATIAGDYQRALTLTRAALAEVDSAAQPLRGRGCWAAAAGCWPCSARATARPSFARRTGSCRGCRTARSGCGCSPTSPTTWPASTTTTGPGSPPRWWRRRRLPAPTVRCCRCSSRCCGVGTAHRISGSPSYAGARRWPAPPERHPRWSVRWYTSPICSSNWAATRSRRRPPPTGSPRHAGSASAVPPVRTCSPTGRRRCWRWAAGRRPTRCAPRRPASTRPACRGCTGCNCGRCCGWPRAIPVPTRRSAGR, via the coding sequence GTGAATCCCCGTACCCGCAGCACCGTGCTCGTCGGCCGACAGAGTGAGCTGACCCGGCTGGGTGAGGCGCTGGCCCGCACCCGCGCCGGGGAACCCGCCACCGTCCTGGTCGGTGGCGAGGCCGGGGTCGGCAAGACCCGGCTGCTGGAGGAGTTCGGCCGGTCCGCGGGTGACAGCGCCCGGGTGCTGGTCGGCCAGTGCCTCGAACTCGGTGAGGCCGGCCTGCCGTTCGCCCCGTTCGCCGCGGCGCTGCGCGCGGTGCTGCGCCGCGACGGTGTCGGCGTCTTCGACGGGTACGAGGCCGAGTTCGCCCGCCTGCTACCGGAGCTGGCCCGGGTGTCTCCCGGTGCCGCCACGCCCGCCGCCGCCCTCTCGGACGCCCCGCGCGGCTACCTGTTCGACCTGGTCGCCCAGCTGTTCGGTCGGCTCGCCGCCGCGCAGCCGCTGGTGCTGGTGATCGAGGATCTGCACTGGGCCGACCGGTCGACCCGCGACCTGATCGGCTTCCTGGTGCGCGCTGCCCGCACCGGCCGCCTGCTGTTGGTCTGCACCTACCGCACCGACGAGCTGCACCGGGGCCACCCGCTGCGGCCCTTCCTGGCCGAGTTGGACCGGGACCGGGGTGTCGACCGGATCGAGCTGGCCCGGCTGGACCGGGACGGCACCGGTGCGGTGCTCGCCGGGCTGCTCGGCGCCGAGCCCGGGGCGCGGGCGGTCGACGACATCCACGACCGTACCCAGGGCAACCCGCTGTTCATCGAGGAGCTGGCCGCGGCCGGCAGCCCGATCGGCTGCGCCGCCCTGCCGGACACCCTGCGCGACCTGCTGCTCGCCCGGGTGGACCGGCTGCCCGAGCCGGCCCAGCGGGTGCTGCGGATCGCGGCGGCCGGCGGCAACCGGCTGGCCCACCCACTGCTCGCCGAGGTCGCCGGACTGCCCGAGCCGGAGCTGGACGACGCCCTGCGGGCCGCCGTCACCGCCCAACTGCTGGTCGCCGACCCGGACGGCGACTACGAGTTCCAGCACGCGCTGGTCCGCGAGGCCGTCCACGACGAGCTGCTGCCCGGCGAGCACGCCCGGCTGCACGCCCGCTTCGCCGCCGCCGTCGAGGCCCAGCCGCATCTCGTCGCCGCCGGCCGGGCGCCGGCCGAGATCGCCCACCACTGGTACGCCGCCCACGACCATCCCCGAGCACTGGTGACCGCCCGGGTGGCCGCCTGCGCCGCCGGCGACCGGTACGCGTACGCGGAGCAGAGCCGGCTGCTGGAGCGGGTGCTGGAGCTGTGGGAACTGGTGCCCGACGCGGCCGACCGGCTCGGCATGGACCACCTGGCGGTGCTGGAGGAGACGCTCGCCGCGGCGACCATCGCCGGCGACTACCAGCGCGCGTTGACCCTGACCCGGGCCGCGTTGGCCGAGGTGGACAGCGCGGCGCAGCCGCTGCGCGGGCGCGGCTGCTGGGCCGCCGCGGCCGGCTGCTGGCCATGCTCGGCAAGAGCGACGGCGCGGCCGAGCTTCGCGAGGCGTACCGGCTCGTGTCGGGGGTGCCGGACGGCCCGGAGCGGCTGCGGCTGCTCGCCGACCTCGCCGACCACCTGGCCCGCATCGACCACGACGACGGGGCCAGGATCGCCGCCGAGGTGGTGGCGGCGGCGCAGGCTGCCGGCACCGACGGTGCGCTGCTGCCGGTGCAGCTCGCGGTGCTGCGGCGTCGGGACGGCGCACCGGATCTCGGGCTCGCCGAGCTACGCCGGTGCGAGGCGCTGGCCCGCGCCGCCGGAGAGGCACCCGCGCTGGTCAGTGCGCTGGTACACATCTCCGATCTGCTCTTCGAACTGGGCCGCTACGAGGAGTCGGCGCAGGCCGCCGCCGACGGGGTCACCGAGGCACGCCGGGTCGGCATCAGCCGTTCCACCGGTGCGTACCTGCTCTCCAACCGGGCGGAGGCGCTGCTGGCGCTGGGCCGCTGGACGGAGGCCGACCAGGTGTGCGCCGAGGCGGCCCGCCTCGACCCGCCCGGCGTGTCGGGGCTGCACTGGCTGCAACTGCGGGCGGTGCTGCGGCTGGCCCAGGGCCATCCCCGTGCCGACGAGACGGTCGGCCGGGCGTTGA
- a CDS encoding helix-turn-helix transcriptional regulator codes for MSGLHWLQLRAVLRLAQGHPRADETVGRALSFLTKPYLHPHNRLPLHQLRLAAALVADDRDEARRAAQVSLTDPAVAYYPRYGWPLLAAQAQVARHTGDEALAAGVAALAGTVTARFPAELAYAAEVAATVAPGADPLGAARAAVAAWRTAGQPGELARTLLAYAETAAGAGERDEVVAAVTEATALADGLGATRLAERAATLARRVGLRGAGRGRPGAELLTEREREVLRLVAEGHSNSRIAEQLFISPKTASVHVSRIIAKLDVTNRVEAAAVAHRLNLLSNPGPDRGPDRVGSAGG; via the coding sequence GTGTCGGGGCTGCACTGGCTGCAACTGCGGGCGGTGCTGCGGCTGGCCCAGGGCCATCCCCGTGCCGACGAGACGGTCGGCCGGGCGTTGAGTTTCCTGACCAAGCCGTACCTGCATCCACACAACCGGCTCCCGCTGCACCAGTTGCGCCTGGCTGCGGCGCTGGTCGCCGACGATCGGGACGAGGCCCGCAGGGCCGCCCAGGTGAGCCTGACCGATCCGGCGGTCGCCTACTATCCCCGCTACGGCTGGCCGCTGCTCGCCGCCCAGGCCCAGGTCGCCCGGCACACCGGCGACGAGGCTCTCGCCGCCGGGGTCGCCGCGCTGGCCGGCACCGTGACGGCCCGGTTTCCGGCCGAGCTTGCGTACGCCGCAGAGGTCGCGGCCACGGTGGCCCCCGGCGCCGATCCACTCGGCGCCGCGCGGGCGGCGGTCGCGGCCTGGCGGACGGCCGGCCAACCGGGCGAGCTGGCGCGAACGCTGCTGGCCTACGCCGAGACGGCGGCCGGTGCCGGAGAACGGGACGAGGTGGTGGCGGCGGTGACCGAGGCGACCGCGCTCGCCGACGGACTCGGCGCGACCCGGCTCGCCGAGCGGGCCGCCACCCTGGCCCGGCGGGTCGGGCTACGCGGCGCGGGCCGGGGCCGCCCGGGCGCCGAGCTGCTGACCGAGCGGGAACGGGAGGTGCTGCGGCTGGTCGCCGAGGGGCACAGCAACAGCCGCATCGCCGAGCAGTTGTTCATCTCGCCCAAGACGGCCAGCGTGCACGTCTCCCGGATCATCGCGAAGCTGGACGTGACCAACCGGGTCGAGGCCGCCGCGGTGGCGCACCGCCTGAACCTGCTCAGCAACCCCGGGCCCGATCGCGGACCGGACCGGGTGGGGTCAGCGGGTGGCTAG
- the lipA gene encoding lipoyl synthase encodes MTAVARRSSTAPTRRRLVFVTIEHSAPTTGQAARTATPAPEGRRLLRIEARNAETPIERKPPWIKVKAKMGPEYTQLRGLVAREGLHTVCQEAGCPNIYECWEDREATFLIGGDQCTRRCDFCQIDTGKPAEFDADEPRRVAESVVSMGLRYATITGVARDDLPDGGAWLYAETVRQIHALQPGCGVELLIPDFNAVPEQLAEVFGARPEVLAHNVETVPRIFKRIRPAFRYERSLDVITQAREAGLVTKSNLILGLGEERAEISQALRDLHAAGCELITITQYLRPSPRHHPVERWVKPEEFVELSAEAEEIGFAGVMSGPLVRSSYRAGRLYQQARAARDAAPLATR; translated from the coding sequence GTGACCGCCGTCGCCCGCCGTTCATCGACCGCCCCCACCCGGCGTAGGCTCGTTTTTGTGACGATCGAGCACTCCGCGCCGACGACCGGCCAGGCCGCGCGTACCGCGACGCCCGCACCGGAGGGGCGGCGGCTGCTGCGGATCGAGGCCCGCAACGCCGAGACGCCGATCGAGCGCAAACCCCCGTGGATCAAGGTCAAGGCCAAGATGGGCCCGGAGTACACGCAGCTGCGCGGGCTGGTCGCCCGCGAGGGGTTGCACACCGTGTGCCAGGAGGCCGGCTGCCCCAACATCTACGAATGTTGGGAGGACCGCGAGGCCACCTTCCTCATCGGCGGTGACCAGTGCACCCGCCGCTGCGACTTCTGCCAGATCGACACCGGCAAGCCGGCCGAGTTCGACGCCGACGAGCCGCGCCGGGTGGCCGAGTCGGTGGTGTCCATGGGGCTGCGGTACGCCACCATCACCGGCGTCGCCCGCGACGACCTGCCCGACGGCGGCGCCTGGCTCTACGCCGAGACCGTCCGGCAGATCCACGCCCTCCAGCCCGGCTGCGGCGTCGAGTTGCTGATCCCCGACTTCAACGCTGTTCCCGAGCAGCTCGCCGAGGTCTTCGGCGCCCGGCCGGAGGTGCTCGCGCACAATGTCGAGACGGTGCCGCGGATCTTCAAGCGGATCCGGCCGGCGTTCCGCTACGAGCGCTCACTGGACGTCATCACTCAGGCCCGCGAGGCCGGCCTGGTGACCAAGAGCAACCTGATCCTGGGCCTCGGCGAGGAGCGGGCCGAGATCTCCCAGGCACTGCGTGACCTGCACGCTGCCGGCTGCGAGCTGATCACCATCACGCAGTACCTCCGCCCCTCCCCCCGGCACCACCCGGTGGAGCGTTGGGTCAAGCCGGAGGAGTTCGTCGAGCTGAGCGCCGAGGCCGAGGAGATCGGCTTCGCCGGGGTGATGAGCGGCCCGCTGGTGCGCTCGTCGTACCGCGCCGGCCGCCTCTACCAGCAGGCCCGCGCCGCCCGCGACGCCGCCCCGCTAGCCACCCGCTGA
- the aspS gene encoding aspartate--tRNA(Asn) ligase: MQRILSDQLVPQTGRTVRIAGWVHRRRLLKSVAFLIVRDAAGLAQVVVTDPAVRAAVEALPEETVVEVQATVVANAAAPAGVELADPVVRPLGPPAVPPPFDLYRPALTAGLPTQLDNAPVALRHPSRSAALRISAAAVAGFRAALDTRRFVEIHTPKVVASSTESGADVFALDWFGRPAYLAQSPQFYKQLMVGVFERVYEVGPVFRAEPHDTVRHLAQYTSLDAELGFVTDHRDVMAVLRDTLAGMLDAVGGRAGAALTALGAHLPAVPARIPAVHFADALRIAGAPADEPDLAPAHERALGEWARREHGSDFLFVTGYPMAKRPFYTHPDPARPGYSNGFDLIFRGLELVTGGQRLHRHADYLAALAARGEPVEPYAGYVEAFRHGMPPHGGFAIGLERFVVRLVGAANVREVTAFPRDLHRLTP; encoded by the coding sequence GTGCAACGCATCCTGTCCGACCAACTCGTCCCGCAGACCGGCCGTACCGTCCGCATCGCGGGCTGGGTGCACCGCCGCCGGCTGCTCAAGTCGGTGGCCTTCCTGATCGTCCGGGACGCCGCCGGCCTCGCCCAGGTGGTGGTCACCGACCCGGCGGTCCGCGCGGCGGTCGAGGCGCTGCCCGAGGAGACCGTCGTCGAGGTGCAGGCCACGGTGGTCGCGAACGCCGCGGCGCCCGCCGGGGTCGAGCTGGCCGACCCGGTGGTACGCCCACTCGGCCCACCCGCCGTACCGCCCCCGTTCGACCTCTACCGGCCGGCGCTCACCGCGGGCCTGCCCACCCAGCTGGACAACGCACCCGTCGCGCTGCGGCACCCGAGCCGGTCGGCCGCGCTGCGGATCTCGGCGGCGGCGGTGGCCGGCTTCCGGGCCGCCCTCGACACCCGGCGGTTCGTGGAGATCCACACGCCGAAGGTGGTCGCCTCGTCGACCGAGAGCGGCGCCGACGTGTTCGCGCTGGACTGGTTCGGGCGGCCCGCGTACCTGGCCCAGTCACCGCAGTTCTACAAGCAGCTCATGGTCGGCGTCTTCGAACGGGTCTACGAGGTCGGGCCGGTGTTCCGGGCCGAGCCGCACGACACCGTGCGGCACCTGGCGCAGTACACCTCGCTCGACGCGGAGCTGGGCTTCGTCACCGACCACCGGGACGTGATGGCGGTGCTGCGGGACACCCTCGCCGGGATGCTCGACGCGGTCGGCGGCCGGGCCGGCGCGGCGTTGACCGCGCTCGGGGCACACCTGCCGGCCGTGCCGGCGCGGATTCCGGCGGTGCACTTCGCCGACGCGCTGCGGATCGCCGGGGCACCCGCCGACGAACCGGACCTGGCTCCCGCCCACGAGCGTGCGCTCGGCGAGTGGGCACGGCGCGAACACGGCTCCGACTTCCTCTTCGTCACCGGGTACCCGATGGCCAAGCGGCCGTTCTACACCCACCCGGACCCGGCCCGGCCGGGTTACTCCAACGGCTTCGACCTGATCTTCCGGGGCCTGGAGCTGGTCACCGGCGGGCAGCGGCTGCACCGGCACGCCGACTACCTGGCCGCGCTGGCCGCCCGTGGTGAGCCGGTCGAGCCGTACGCCGGGTACGTCGAGGCGTTCCGGCACGGCATGCCACCGCACGGCGGCTTCGCCATCGGCCTGGAACGCTTCGTCGTCCGGCTGGTCGGCGCGGCCAACGTCCGCGAGGTCACCGCGTTCCCGCGCGACCTGCACCGCCTGACCCCGTAA
- a CDS encoding TetR/AcrR family transcriptional regulator, whose product MTTRDKLIEGALAAIREHGIAGVSARTIAAAAGVNQALVFYHFGSVDDLLTAACRSATAARVGVYRARFAEVTSLRELLDLGRALHERERAEGNVAVLAQLLAGAQSDPRLAEPTAAALGLWTVEIEAVLHRLLDGSPVAAVADPGGLARAISAAFVGLELFDGVDPAGARSAFDALERLAVLVEVVDDLGPLARRAVRARLGNLPRPPRT is encoded by the coding sequence ATGACCACCCGCGACAAGCTGATCGAGGGAGCCCTCGCCGCGATCCGTGAGCACGGCATCGCCGGCGTGTCGGCCCGCACCATCGCCGCCGCCGCCGGGGTCAACCAGGCACTGGTCTTCTACCACTTCGGCAGCGTGGACGACCTGCTGACCGCGGCCTGCCGGAGCGCCACGGCGGCCCGGGTCGGGGTCTACCGCGCCCGCTTCGCCGAGGTGACGTCGCTACGCGAGCTGCTCGACCTCGGGCGCGCCCTGCACGAGCGGGAACGGGCCGAGGGCAATGTCGCGGTGCTGGCCCAGCTGCTCGCCGGCGCCCAGAGCGACCCGCGGCTCGCCGAGCCCACGGCGGCGGCGCTGGGGCTCTGGACGGTGGAGATCGAGGCGGTGCTGCACCGGCTGCTCGACGGCTCACCGGTCGCCGCCGTCGCCGACCCCGGCGGGCTGGCCCGGGCGATCTCCGCCGCCTTCGTCGGCCTGGAACTCTTCGACGGGGTCGACCCGGCCGGCGCGCGGTCCGCGTTCGACGCGCTGGAACGGCTGGCCGTCCTGGTCGAGGTGGTCGACGACCTCGGCCCACTCGCCCGTCGCGCCGTCCGCGCCAGACTAGGCAACCTTCCCCGACCGCCCCGGACCTGA
- a CDS encoding DUF4166 domain-containing protein, translated as MTSVFQHALGADFDRLHPRLRRRFAVDGEPDLGCVGSGVMDRVWRGTALTAPLLHLGALRHILFPETGRCVPFTIENYAYADSYGRPTLTFVRTFQVAPHRRRRFDATMVWSAHRGVLVDYLGTHQHLAVDLHLAVDHTGALTIRSGPQRFPSGRACPALLTGDARVREWYDERDGRFGIDVAVTSRRFGPLFGYTGSFTVRYVRPDRAPVPAAVRPLRENPRE; from the coding sequence GTGACGTCCGTCTTCCAGCACGCCCTCGGTGCCGACTTCGACCGCCTGCACCCGCGGTTGCGCCGCCGCTTCGCGGTGGACGGCGAGCCCGACCTGGGCTGCGTGGGCAGCGGGGTGATGGACCGCGTCTGGCGCGGTACCGCCTTGACGGCGCCGTTGCTGCACCTGGGCGCGCTGCGGCACATCCTGTTTCCGGAGACCGGCCGGTGCGTGCCGTTCACCATCGAGAACTACGCCTACGCCGACTCGTACGGTCGTCCCACGCTGACCTTCGTCCGGACCTTCCAGGTCGCCCCGCACCGGCGGCGGCGCTTCGACGCCACGATGGTGTGGAGCGCCCACCGCGGCGTCCTGGTCGACTACCTCGGTACGCACCAGCACCTCGCGGTCGACCTGCACCTCGCCGTCGACCACACCGGGGCACTGACCATCCGCAGCGGGCCCCAACGTTTCCCGAGCGGCCGGGCCTGCCCCGCGCTGCTGACCGGCGACGCACGGGTCCGGGAGTGGTACGACGAGCGGGACGGACGGTTCGGCATCGACGTGGCGGTGACCAGTCGCCGGTTCGGCCCGCTGTTCGGCTACACGGGCAGCTTCACGGTCCGCTACGTGCGGCCGGACCGGGCACCGGTGCCCGCCGCCGTCCGGCCGCTACGGGAGAATCCCCGGGAGTAG
- a CDS encoding SRPBCC family protein, with translation MRQIYVETLIDAPLEHVWRATQRPGEHRRWDARFGRIDPVPGTAPARFRYATTVFPGLTAHGWGVHAGERGRPDGGRTSALRFGSDDPRSLIATGSGYWRYLPGPQGVRFLTGYSYEPRWGALGRLVDLAFRPLFGWATAWSFDRLRLWLAHGVPPERARANAVREILLRLGAVVVATGAAGTAGRVPATLTLVAAAAGAGLAPPHPRTPAARRCRRRPPDHLAARPPAPLERL, from the coding sequence ATGCGGCAGATCTACGTCGAGACGCTCATCGACGCACCGCTGGAGCATGTCTGGCGAGCGACCCAGCGGCCCGGGGAGCACCGCCGGTGGGACGCCCGCTTCGGCCGGATAGATCCGGTGCCCGGCACCGCACCGGCCCGATTCCGGTACGCCACCACGGTGTTCCCCGGCCTCACCGCGCACGGCTGGGGCGTGCACGCCGGTGAGCGCGGCCGACCGGACGGCGGCCGCACCTCGGCGCTGCGGTTCGGCTCGGACGACCCGCGCTCGCTGATCGCCACCGGCTCCGGTTACTGGCGTTACCTGCCGGGTCCGCAGGGCGTACGGTTCCTCACCGGTTACTCCTACGAACCCCGGTGGGGAGCGCTCGGGCGGCTGGTCGACCTGGCGTTCCGTCCCCTGTTCGGGTGGGCCACCGCGTGGTCCTTCGACCGGTTGCGGCTCTGGCTGGCGCACGGCGTACCGCCGGAACGCGCCCGGGCCAACGCCGTGCGGGAGATCCTGCTACGGCTGGGCGCGGTGGTGGTGGCCACCGGAGCCGCCGGCACCGCCGGCCGCGTACCCGCGACGCTCACGCTGGTCGCCGCCGCCGCGGGCGCCGGCCTGGCGCCCCCGCATCCGCGGACGCCGGCCGCCCGCCGGTGCCGGCGCCGCCCGCCGGACCACCTCGCCGCCCGGCCGCCCGCCCCTCTGGAGCGGCTGTGA